A portion of the Kribbella jejuensis genome contains these proteins:
- a CDS encoding PPC domain-containing protein, whose protein sequence is MPIRPRRTGAFAVAGVVAFGALAVVLGSQADAQQPAPLPIDQLLGQAQQGQAALGRVQSRLTEVAVQNKLSTEHLRQILSTDKTAWLDRGGRLFYREPVATTSERKASAGTSPRWARSAVTAATGPAFELHSKPGSNRVIYLDFTGHTITGTAWNQSPKPATVNITPYDTDGDPSSFGTAEQDVVHDVWARVAEDYASFDVDVTTQEPTAAAIDRSSASDQQYGTRVVIDPTTWYQSDCRCGGVAYVGVYDNASRHAYYQPALVFTKGVGTGAKNIAEAAAHEAGHNVGLSHDGTSTVGYYAGHGAWAPIMGVGYSKAISQWSKGEYADANNKEDDYSVISTHGLALRPDEAGDTTATAAALTVGTPATGIITAQSDTDVYRVNITTAGTYTARANPATVGGNLDIKLDLLNGSGTVVTSNDPASGQSDAATPTGLGATITTALQPGTYYLRIDNVGYANPLNTGYSTYGSRGTYTLTLS, encoded by the coding sequence ATGCCAATCCGCCCCCGCCGTACCGGCGCTTTCGCCGTTGCCGGTGTTGTCGCCTTCGGAGCGCTTGCTGTCGTGCTCGGCAGCCAGGCCGACGCCCAGCAGCCCGCTCCGCTTCCCATCGACCAGCTGCTCGGCCAGGCGCAGCAGGGCCAGGCCGCACTCGGCCGGGTCCAGTCCCGCCTGACCGAGGTTGCCGTTCAGAACAAGTTGAGCACCGAACACCTGCGGCAGATCCTGAGCACCGACAAGACCGCCTGGCTCGACCGTGGCGGCCGGCTGTTCTACCGCGAGCCGGTCGCCACGACCTCCGAGCGCAAGGCGAGCGCCGGGACATCCCCGCGCTGGGCCAGGTCGGCCGTCACCGCGGCGACTGGCCCAGCGTTCGAGCTGCACAGCAAGCCCGGCTCGAACCGGGTCATCTACCTCGACTTCACCGGCCACACGATCACCGGGACAGCGTGGAACCAGAGTCCGAAGCCGGCGACGGTGAACATCACGCCGTACGACACCGACGGCGACCCTTCGAGTTTCGGTACCGCCGAGCAGGACGTCGTCCACGATGTCTGGGCTCGTGTCGCCGAGGACTACGCGTCGTTCGATGTGGACGTGACGACGCAGGAGCCGACCGCTGCGGCGATCGACCGGTCCTCGGCGTCGGACCAGCAGTACGGCACGCGCGTCGTGATCGACCCGACCACCTGGTACCAGTCCGACTGCCGCTGCGGTGGCGTCGCGTACGTCGGGGTGTACGACAACGCCAGCCGGCACGCGTACTACCAACCTGCGCTCGTCTTCACCAAGGGTGTCGGTACCGGCGCGAAGAACATCGCCGAGGCCGCCGCGCACGAGGCCGGCCACAACGTCGGCCTGTCGCATGACGGGACGTCGACGGTCGGGTACTACGCGGGTCACGGCGCCTGGGCTCCGATCATGGGCGTCGGGTACTCCAAGGCGATCAGCCAGTGGAGCAAGGGCGAGTACGCCGACGCCAACAACAAAGAAGACGACTACTCCGTCATCAGCACGCACGGGCTGGCCCTCCGCCCCGATGAGGCGGGCGACACCACCGCCACCGCAGCCGCACTCACCGTCGGCACTCCGGCCACCGGCATCATCACCGCGCAGTCGGACACCGACGTCTACCGCGTGAACATCACCACCGCCGGCACCTACACCGCCCGGGCCAACCCGGCGACCGTCGGCGGAAACCTCGACATCAAACTCGACCTCCTGAACGGCTCCGGCACCGTTGTCACCTCGAACGACCCCGCCTCCGGCCAATCCGACGCCGCCACCCCCACCGGTCTGGGCGCCACCATCACCACCGCTCTACAACCCGGCACCTACTACCTACGAATCGACAACGTCGGCTACGCCAACCCCCTCAACACCGGCTACTCCACATACGGCAGCCGAGGCACCTACACCCTCACCCTCTCCTGA
- a CDS encoding M20 metallopeptidase family protein — protein sequence MELRRVLHREPEVGLVLPRTQEVVMDALAGLPLEVSTGREVTSVVAVLRGGAPGPTVLLRGDMDALPVVEETGLAYAAENGNMHACGHDLHTAGLVGAARLLSAHRDELHGNVIFMFQPGEEGLGGAGYMLREGLLAATGDKPIAAYALHVWAQAAKGIFQLRPGTMMASSNQLHITVHGKGGHGSMPSTTIDPVPVVAEIVLALQAYVTRRVDVFDPVVVTVTQLEAGVAINVIPNTARLGATVRTLSDARLEQLTRDLPALAERIAAAYGCTVDAQLSPQYPVTVNDAGRTAETTEVLTGLFGAERVQPLDNPLMGAEDFSMVLREVPGAFTMVGARPDDVSAEEAPSNHSSIVRFDDAVLADNAAALAELAAHHLVPRG from the coding sequence GTGGAGTTGCGGCGGGTGTTGCATCGGGAGCCTGAGGTGGGGCTGGTGTTGCCGCGGACTCAGGAGGTGGTGATGGATGCGTTGGCGGGGCTGCCGTTGGAGGTGAGTACCGGGCGTGAGGTGACGTCGGTGGTAGCGGTGTTGCGGGGTGGGGCGCCGGGGCCGACGGTGTTGTTGCGGGGTGACATGGATGCGTTGCCGGTGGTCGAGGAGACCGGGTTGGCGTACGCCGCCGAGAACGGGAACATGCATGCCTGCGGTCACGACCTGCATACCGCGGGGCTGGTCGGCGCCGCGCGACTGCTGAGCGCTCACCGTGACGAGTTGCACGGGAACGTGATCTTCATGTTTCAGCCCGGCGAGGAAGGGCTCGGCGGTGCGGGGTACATGCTGCGCGAGGGCCTGCTCGCGGCGACGGGTGACAAGCCGATCGCGGCGTACGCGTTGCATGTCTGGGCGCAGGCCGCGAAGGGGATCTTCCAACTGCGGCCCGGCACGATGATGGCGAGTTCGAACCAGTTGCACATCACCGTGCACGGCAAGGGCGGCCACGGATCGATGCCGTCGACAACGATCGACCCGGTGCCGGTGGTCGCGGAGATCGTGCTCGCGTTGCAGGCGTACGTGACGCGGCGGGTCGATGTGTTCGATCCGGTAGTGGTCACCGTGACGCAACTCGAGGCGGGCGTCGCGATCAACGTCATCCCCAACACGGCCCGGCTCGGCGCGACCGTGCGGACCTTGTCCGACGCGAGACTCGAACAGCTGACGCGGGACCTTCCCGCGCTGGCGGAGCGGATCGCGGCGGCGTACGGGTGCACGGTGGACGCGCAGCTGAGCCCGCAGTACCCGGTGACGGTGAACGATGCCGGGCGTACTGCGGAGACGACCGAGGTGCTCACGGGTCTGTTCGGGGCGGAACGCGTGCAGCCGCTCGACAATCCGTTGATGGGCGCGGAGGACTTCTCGATGGTGCTGCGGGAGGTGCCTGGCGCATTCACGATGGTGGGTGCCCGGCCTGACGACGTCAGCGCTGAGGAGGCTCCGTCCAACCACTCCAGCATCGTTCGCTTCGACGACGCCGTACTCGCCGACAACGCCGCCGCCCTAGCGGAGTTGGCGGCGCACCATCTCGTTCCGCGGGGGTAG
- a CDS encoding MFS transporter, which yields MRFIRDLWTLLQRRDFRRLFAVRLTSQCGDGVFQVALASYVLFSPERAPDAAAIAGLFAVSLLPYSVLGPFTGVLLDRWSRRQILFGANLTRAALVIGVGAIVAADSAGVLFYLAVLLTLGVNRFLLSGLSAGLPHVVERDELVMANAVTPTSGTASFLIGGGIGAGVKLLVDSDLAVLGLTVVIYTAAALLALRLRRDQLGPDLKGDEPGILEALGTIAAGLIDGGRHLRARRQPAFGLLAIGSLRFFFGLMTVAMILLYRNYFYGPGQLDQAFAALAIATGAVGAGLFVAALITPWGTRVMSLRRWITWLFVGAAVASAVPIGFYTKPALVIGGFLVGFCAQGIKISVDTLVQTGVDDEYRGRVFALYDMIYNVGQVSAAALGAAILPDSGKSYPVLALIVLGFAVTALVYSRASQRGDRLDGGGLPGGVRTGDQSDERTQQG from the coding sequence GTGCGGTTCATCCGGGATCTGTGGACGCTCCTGCAGCGACGGGACTTCCGGCGGTTGTTCGCGGTTCGGCTGACGTCGCAGTGCGGGGACGGAGTGTTCCAGGTCGCGCTGGCGTCGTACGTGCTGTTCTCGCCGGAACGAGCGCCGGATGCCGCCGCGATCGCGGGGCTGTTCGCCGTCTCGCTGCTGCCGTACTCGGTCCTGGGCCCGTTCACCGGCGTACTCCTGGACCGCTGGTCGCGCCGGCAGATCCTGTTCGGCGCGAACCTGACCCGCGCCGCGCTCGTCATCGGCGTCGGCGCGATCGTCGCGGCCGACAGTGCCGGCGTGCTGTTCTACCTCGCTGTCCTCCTGACGCTCGGCGTGAACCGCTTCCTGCTCTCCGGTCTGTCCGCCGGTCTCCCGCACGTCGTGGAGCGCGACGAGCTGGTGATGGCGAACGCGGTCACGCCCACGTCCGGTACGGCGTCCTTCCTGATCGGCGGCGGGATCGGCGCCGGTGTGAAGCTGCTGGTCGACTCCGACCTCGCCGTACTCGGGCTGACCGTGGTCATCTACACCGCCGCCGCCCTGCTCGCCCTCCGGCTCCGCCGCGACCAGCTCGGCCCGGACCTGAAGGGCGACGAACCGGGCATCCTCGAGGCGCTCGGGACGATCGCGGCCGGTCTGATCGACGGCGGCCGGCATCTTCGCGCACGCCGGCAACCCGCGTTCGGCCTGCTCGCGATCGGTTCGCTGCGGTTCTTCTTCGGGCTGATGACGGTCGCGATGATCCTGCTGTACCGCAACTACTTCTACGGTCCCGGGCAGCTCGACCAGGCGTTCGCCGCGCTCGCGATCGCGACGGGGGCGGTCGGCGCCGGGTTGTTCGTCGCCGCGCTGATCACGCCGTGGGGTACGCGGGTGATGTCACTGCGCCGATGGATCACCTGGTTGTTCGTCGGCGCCGCGGTTGCCAGCGCCGTACCGATCGGGTTCTACACCAAGCCCGCGCTGGTGATCGGTGGGTTCCTCGTCGGATTCTGCGCGCAGGGCATCAAGATCAGCGTCGACACCCTCGTCCAGACGGGTGTCGACGACGAGTACCGCGGCCGGGTCTTCGCGCTCTACGACATGATCTACAACGTCGGGCAGGTCTCGGCGGCCGCACTCGGCGCGGCGATCCTGCCCGACAGCGGGAAGTCGTACCCGGTACTCGCGTTGATCGTGCTAGGTTTCGCGGTCACCGCGCTGGTCTACTCACGTGCCTCGCAGCGCGGTGATCGGCTGGATGGCGGAGGCCTTCCAGGCGGGGTACGTACCGGCGACCAGTCCGATGAACGCACCCAGCAGGGGTGA
- a CDS encoding YciI family protein, which translates to MRFMMVFKANEASEAGQPPTEEGLTAMGLVMAEMAEKGVLLAGDGLLPSSHGFRLQLDEGKRRVIDGPFAETKELIAGFCLIEVASREEAMEWGWRCIAADAKGGGNPESSGQLEIRPVATAEYFGDNYTDEARDRNDVTFAKAAENLQNSST; encoded by the coding sequence ATGCGGTTCATGATGGTGTTCAAGGCCAACGAGGCGTCCGAGGCAGGACAGCCGCCGACCGAGGAGGGCCTGACCGCGATGGGCCTGGTGATGGCCGAGATGGCGGAGAAGGGCGTCCTGCTCGCCGGCGACGGGTTACTGCCGAGCTCGCACGGGTTCCGGCTGCAGCTGGACGAGGGCAAGCGGCGGGTGATCGACGGGCCGTTCGCGGAGACCAAGGAGCTGATCGCCGGGTTCTGCCTGATCGAGGTCGCGTCCCGCGAGGAAGCGATGGAATGGGGCTGGCGCTGCATCGCAGCCGACGCGAAGGGCGGCGGCAACCCGGAGAGCTCCGGGCAGCTGGAGATCCGGCCGGTGGCGACGGCGGAGTACTTCGGCGACAACTACACCGACGAGGCGCGCGACCGGAACGACGTCACGTTCGCGAAGGCCGCGGAGAACCTTCAGAACAGCAGCACCTGA
- a CDS encoding DUF72 domain-containing protein produces the protein MWLHVGCAQWTHPAWPQPSREKLRAYASWCNAVESNTTFYATPSRAVVANWAAQTPPDFRFVVKLPQVITHERRLTNVDTELRGFLSAIEPLGPRNHAVWIQLPAAFSPTDLGALAAFLHNAPRDHRYAVEVRHRAFFEDATASANLERVLARAQAEWIPFDTGTLFARRPTSFAERDAWMKKPRVARRTRVLTGHPIVRYIGRDSVEETVDGWSYLVDLVVHWISEGRSPTIFLHTPDNVEALNLARRFHATVAAAVPAVAPLPEPVEAEPPTLF, from the coding sequence ATGTGGCTCCACGTGGGATGTGCGCAATGGACACATCCCGCGTGGCCGCAGCCTTCGCGGGAGAAGTTGCGGGCGTATGCGTCGTGGTGCAATGCGGTGGAGAGCAATACGACGTTCTATGCGACGCCTTCCCGGGCGGTGGTGGCGAATTGGGCGGCGCAGACGCCGCCTGATTTTCGGTTCGTGGTGAAGTTGCCGCAGGTCATCACGCACGAACGTCGGCTCACCAACGTCGACACTGAGCTTCGCGGGTTCCTGAGTGCGATCGAGCCGCTCGGGCCGCGCAACCATGCGGTCTGGATTCAGTTGCCGGCCGCCTTCTCCCCCACCGACCTCGGTGCGCTCGCCGCCTTTCTCCACAACGCGCCGCGCGACCATCGGTACGCCGTGGAAGTCCGGCACCGCGCATTCTTCGAAGATGCGACGGCATCGGCGAACCTCGAGCGCGTACTCGCCCGGGCTCAGGCGGAGTGGATCCCGTTCGACACCGGCACGCTGTTCGCGCGCCGCCCGACCAGCTTCGCCGAGCGGGACGCGTGGATGAAGAAGCCGCGGGTCGCCCGGCGGACCCGCGTACTGACCGGTCATCCGATCGTCCGCTACATCGGCCGCGACTCCGTGGAAGAAACCGTCGACGGCTGGTCCTACCTCGTCGACCTCGTCGTCCACTGGATCTCCGAAGGCCGCTCGCCGACGATCTTCCTGCACACGCCGGACAACGTCGAGGCCCTCAACCTCGCCCGCCGTTTCCACGCGACCGTCGCCGCCGCCGTCCCGGCCGTCGCTCCCCTCCCCGAGCCCGTCGAGGCCGAGCCGCCGACGCTCTTCTAG
- a CDS encoding zinc-dependent alcohol dehydrogenase family protein yields MIVRGAVLREMGLPAPYADSRPLQVEELELAPPGPGELLIRIRATGLCHSDLSVIDGSRPRVMPMLLGHEATGEVIHSEAPGFAPGDVVACAFVPACGTCTPCAEGRAALCEPGAAANTAGTLLSGAHRLEGVHHHLGVSGFADHAVISAHSAVKINASLPPEIAALFGCAVMTGVGAVVNTAQLRAGRSTAIFGLGGVGLSALLGAVLAGAYPIVAVDVVPAKLDLARELGATATVNARDEDAVEQVRAATAGGAEYTFETVGNANVLAQAYAATRRGGTTITVGLPHPSQSFSVPAVSLVAEERTVKGSYLGSSVPSRDIPRYVALYQAGRLPVDRLLTATIGLDDLNRAFDDLAAGTSIRQVLLF; encoded by the coding sequence ATGATCGTGCGCGGTGCTGTACTGCGGGAAATGGGCCTACCGGCACCGTACGCCGACTCGCGGCCGCTGCAGGTGGAAGAGCTCGAACTCGCCCCGCCCGGGCCCGGCGAACTCCTGATCCGGATCCGCGCCACCGGCCTCTGCCACTCCGACCTGTCGGTCATCGACGGGTCCCGCCCGCGCGTGATGCCGATGCTCCTGGGCCACGAGGCGACCGGCGAAGTCATCCACTCCGAAGCCCCAGGCTTCGCGCCCGGCGACGTCGTGGCCTGCGCCTTCGTCCCCGCCTGCGGCACCTGCACCCCCTGCGCGGAGGGCCGGGCCGCCCTTTGCGAACCAGGAGCCGCCGCCAACACAGCCGGGACGCTGTTGTCCGGCGCCCATCGCCTCGAAGGCGTACACCATCATCTAGGTGTGTCCGGGTTCGCGGATCATGCGGTGATCTCGGCGCATTCGGCGGTGAAGATCAATGCGTCTCTCCCGCCGGAAATCGCGGCGTTGTTCGGCTGCGCCGTCATGACGGGCGTAGGTGCGGTAGTGAACACAGCCCAACTGCGAGCAGGCCGCAGTACCGCCATCTTCGGCCTGGGTGGCGTAGGTCTCTCCGCCCTCCTCGGCGCAGTACTGGCCGGCGCCTACCCCATCGTCGCCGTAGACGTCGTACCGGCCAAGCTGGACCTGGCCCGCGAGCTGGGCGCCACTGCCACCGTCAACGCCCGCGACGAAGACGCCGTCGAGCAGGTACGAGCAGCGACGGCCGGCGGAGCGGAGTACACCTTCGAAACCGTCGGCAACGCCAATGTGCTCGCACAGGCGTATGCCGCGACCAGACGAGGCGGCACCACGATCACGGTCGGTCTGCCGCACCCGTCCCAGTCCTTCAGCGTCCCCGCCGTCAGCCTGGTCGCCGAAGAACGCACGGTCAAAGGCTCGTACCTCGGCTCGTCGGTCCCGTCCCGAGACATCCCGAGGTACGTCGCCCTCTACCAAGCCGGCCGGCTACCGGTCGACCGCCTGCTGACGGCAACGATCGGCTTGGACGATCTCAACCGCGCCTTCGACGACCTCGCCGCCGGTACGTCGATCCGTCAGGTGCTGCTGTTCTGA
- a CDS encoding nuclear transport factor 2 family protein produces MTDLRELADRSELAELVARHSLWLDELRYDESDQLFTDDVVVKSLRGEATGIEALIQIARKGHDTYARTLHNKSNLVIQVDGDTAVVRANDVAVLVRHDMTEEIAAAVHHYTARRTPAGWRFDGLEVAPLALTAPLARAI; encoded by the coding sequence ATGACCGATCTTCGCGAACTCGCCGACCGTAGTGAGCTTGCCGAGCTCGTCGCGCGCCACAGCCTGTGGCTGGACGAGCTCCGGTACGACGAGTCCGACCAACTGTTCACCGACGACGTCGTGGTCAAGTCGCTCCGCGGGGAGGCGACTGGCATCGAGGCGCTCATCCAGATCGCCCGCAAGGGACACGACACGTACGCGCGTACCCTGCACAACAAGTCGAACCTGGTGATCCAGGTTGACGGCGACACCGCGGTGGTACGCGCCAACGACGTCGCCGTACTGGTCCGCCACGACATGACCGAAGAGATCGCCGCGGCCGTCCACCACTACACCGCCCGCCGCACTCCCGCAGGCTGGCGCTTCGATGGGCTTGAGGTCGCCCCGCTGGCACTCACGGCCCCACTCGCCCGCGCTATCTAG
- a CDS encoding acyl-CoA thioesterase, with protein MTGHSMERDAYPHHLAITLRWKDNDVYGHVNNVEYYSFFDTVINDFLIRAGGLDIHRGDVIGLCVDSQCTFKQPLEFPGVVDAGLRCGQLGNSSVRYEIGLFREDSEQPAAVGRFVHVFVDRVDRRPVPVPDGIREALEGIMR; from the coding sequence GTGACGGGACACTCAATGGAGCGTGACGCGTATCCGCACCACCTGGCGATCACGCTGCGGTGGAAGGACAACGACGTCTACGGGCACGTCAACAACGTCGAGTACTACAGCTTCTTCGACACGGTCATCAACGACTTCCTGATCCGCGCCGGTGGGCTCGACATCCACCGCGGTGACGTGATCGGGTTGTGCGTGGACTCGCAGTGCACGTTCAAGCAGCCGCTCGAGTTTCCCGGGGTGGTGGACGCCGGTTTGCGGTGCGGTCAGCTCGGGAATTCGAGCGTGCGGTACGAGATCGGCTTGTTCCGGGAGGATTCGGAGCAGCCGGCGGCGGTCGGGCGGTTCGTCCATGTGTTCGTCGACCGGGTGGACCGACGGCCGGTACCGGTACCCGACGGGATCCGGGAAGCGCTCGAAGGGATCATGCGATGA
- a CDS encoding ABC transporter permease, which yields MVTQAGPPDPTGGPSTSRRRRLRSRPAVRDLLDEALAGVAARPTRLILTTLGTVLGVAALVGTVGLGQTAAGQITQRFDLAAATRVVVEPDDKGGQEGEAATQLPWDAPARIQRLNGVEAVGTVSNLEIGSDLVQNVTGLDDGSGKALPVMAGSAGLWDAVRAVLQTGRFFDDGHDRRADKVVVLGKHAAERLGINRVDSQPAVFIGDEPYTVIGILDSVSGRAELNDAVIMPNGTARQAYHLESPDAVEIRTAVGAAQLIAQQAPIAIQPNDPSTLSVDAPPKQGAVRKGVESDLNALFLLLGAVALLVGGLGIANVTLLSVLERISEIGLRRALGAARRHIAVQFLVESVIVGFLGGLLGTAVGVILTVSVSWVRDWTPILDNRLAFGSPLLGAFIGLVAGTYPAWKASAIQPITALRGT from the coding sequence GTGGTAACCCAAGCAGGCCCCCCGGACCCGACCGGCGGGCCGTCCACGTCGCGCCGACGCCGGCTGAGGTCTCGTCCAGCGGTAAGGGATCTGCTGGACGAGGCACTCGCCGGTGTCGCCGCCCGGCCGACCCGACTGATCCTCACCACCCTCGGCACTGTGCTGGGGGTTGCGGCGCTGGTGGGGACCGTCGGGCTCGGGCAGACCGCGGCCGGGCAGATCACGCAGCGGTTCGACCTGGCTGCTGCCACGCGGGTCGTAGTGGAGCCGGACGACAAAGGTGGTCAGGAAGGGGAAGCGGCGACGCAACTTCCGTGGGATGCTCCCGCCCGGATCCAGCGGTTGAACGGCGTCGAAGCCGTCGGCACGGTCAGCAACCTGGAGATCGGCTCCGACCTGGTGCAGAACGTCACCGGCCTCGACGACGGTTCCGGCAAGGCGCTCCCGGTGATGGCGGGTTCGGCCGGCCTCTGGGACGCCGTCCGCGCGGTCCTCCAGACCGGCAGGTTCTTCGACGACGGCCACGACCGCCGCGCCGACAAAGTGGTTGTCCTGGGCAAGCACGCCGCGGAGCGACTCGGCATCAACCGGGTCGACTCGCAACCAGCGGTGTTCATCGGCGACGAACCGTACACGGTGATCGGCATCCTCGACTCGGTCAGCGGCCGCGCGGAACTGAACGACGCCGTGATCATGCCGAACGGCACCGCGCGCCAGGCGTACCACCTCGAATCGCCCGATGCGGTCGAGATCCGTACGGCGGTGGGCGCCGCGCAACTGATCGCCCAGCAGGCCCCGATCGCGATCCAGCCGAACGACCCGAGCACGCTGAGCGTCGACGCCCCGCCCAAGCAAGGCGCCGTACGCAAGGGTGTCGAGTCCGACCTGAACGCGCTGTTCCTGCTCCTCGGCGCGGTCGCACTTCTCGTCGGCGGTCTGGGGATCGCGAACGTGACGCTGCTGTCCGTCCTGGAACGCATCTCGGAGATCGGCCTCCGCAGAGCCCTCGGAGCCGCGCGAAGACACATCGCCGTTCAGTTCCTGGTGGAGAGCGTGATCGTCGGCTTCCTCGGCGGCCTGCTCGGTACGGCGGTCGGTGTGATCCTGACCGTCAGCGTGTCCTGGGTCCGCGACTGGACCCCGATCCTGGACAACCGGCTCGCGTTCGGCTCACCCCTGCTGGGTGCGTTCATCGGACTGGTCGCCGGTACGTACCCCGCCTGGAAGGCCTCCGCCATCCAGCCGATCACCGCGCTGCGAGGCACGTGA
- a CDS encoding ABC transporter ATP-binding protein gives MSTAVALPAPVVEMIGVRRFFPGPPEVRAIKGIDLTIGQGEYLSIVGPSGSGKSTLLHLLGLLDNPTDGVYRLDGVDTMSLRERRRAVLRGQRIGFVFQSFHLLDHRTVLENVALSMVYVGVPRRERLARARVALERVGLAHRMEFAPTTLSGGERQRVAIARALVAEPSLLLADEPTGNLDSMNAEAILQVFDELHAEGMTLAVITHDDHVSRRAQRQVRIVDGTLQW, from the coding sequence ATGAGTACCGCGGTCGCGTTGCCGGCGCCTGTTGTCGAGATGATCGGGGTACGGCGTTTCTTTCCCGGACCGCCCGAAGTACGCGCGATCAAGGGGATCGATCTGACCATCGGGCAGGGCGAGTACCTGTCGATCGTCGGCCCGTCCGGGTCCGGGAAGTCGACATTGCTGCATCTGCTCGGGTTGTTGGACAACCCAACGGATGGCGTCTACCGGTTGGACGGGGTGGACACGATGAGCCTGCGCGAGCGTCGGCGCGCCGTACTGCGCGGGCAGCGGATCGGGTTCGTCTTCCAGTCCTTCCACCTGCTCGACCATCGGACCGTTCTGGAGAACGTCGCGCTCTCAATGGTGTACGTCGGGGTGCCGCGGCGGGAGCGTCTCGCGCGGGCCCGCGTCGCTCTGGAGCGGGTGGGGCTCGCGCATCGGATGGAGTTCGCGCCGACGACGTTGTCGGGTGGGGAACGGCAGCGGGTGGCGATCGCGCGGGCGCTGGTCGCGGAACCGAGCCTGCTGCTCGCGGACGAACCGACCGGAAACCTGGACAGTATGAACGCGGAGGCGATCCTGCAGGTGTTCGACGAACTGCACGCCGAGGGCATGACGCTGGCCGTCATCACCCACGACGACCACGTCAGCCGCCGTGCTCAACGCCAGGTCCGGATCGTCGACGGAACCCTGCAGTGGTAA
- a CDS encoding peptidoglycan-binding protein, with the protein MSTSPKSRRRVLVGVAGVAVVSLGIGVAAGSRITSPEDAAAKTAPPSASQITVPVAKKVLSSKVVGRGDASFDGAVNIRVETSGLTTPAIVTGKVPAVGSTITEGKALLEITGRPVIGLAGVLPMYRTLSPGSKGPDVLQLEQTLDRLGYDPGTVDDEYTLDTSAAVEKLYDAAGYDPPEPDERFTQAVDQAKKQVDAAKKQLRQAQSQLKAAKAAHAKDTSVQQGAVDDAEQNLSDAKTTLNDAEFKAGTPLPVSEVVYVKTLPRRVDDVKVERGGTVNGVVMSASGASLVVTVKVDAETAQRLKAGMAASLDVDGTPVAAKVRRVSKNGTQYDVVVAPNALTASQLAVLRDANVRVTIPVKSTSGKVLAVPLAALSSGSDGASRVEVLRNGQVELVPVTVGLSADGFAQVTPKGDAKLSEGDQVVVGK; encoded by the coding sequence GTGAGCACTTCGCCCAAGTCCCGCCGCCGGGTGCTGGTCGGCGTGGCCGGCGTGGCTGTCGTGTCGCTCGGGATCGGAGTCGCGGCGGGCAGCCGGATCACGTCGCCGGAGGATGCGGCCGCCAAGACCGCGCCGCCCTCGGCCTCGCAGATCACCGTGCCGGTGGCGAAGAAGGTGCTGTCCAGCAAGGTGGTCGGGCGGGGCGACGCGTCGTTCGACGGTGCGGTCAACATTCGGGTCGAGACGAGCGGGCTGACCACACCGGCGATCGTCACGGGCAAGGTCCCGGCGGTCGGATCGACGATCACCGAGGGCAAGGCGCTGCTGGAAATCACCGGGCGGCCGGTGATCGGGCTGGCCGGCGTACTGCCGATGTACCGGACGTTGTCACCGGGGAGCAAGGGACCGGACGTGCTGCAGTTGGAGCAGACGCTCGATCGCCTCGGGTACGACCCGGGGACGGTCGACGACGAGTACACGCTGGACACCTCGGCCGCGGTGGAGAAGCTGTACGACGCGGCCGGGTACGACCCGCCCGAGCCCGACGAGCGGTTCACGCAGGCGGTCGACCAGGCGAAGAAGCAGGTCGACGCGGCGAAGAAGCAGCTCCGCCAGGCGCAGTCGCAGCTGAAGGCAGCCAAGGCGGCGCACGCCAAGGACACGTCGGTACAGCAGGGTGCGGTCGACGACGCGGAACAGAACCTGTCCGATGCCAAAACCACCTTGAACGATGCCGAGTTCAAGGCCGGTACGCCGTTGCCGGTCTCGGAGGTCGTCTACGTGAAGACGCTCCCGCGCCGGGTCGACGACGTGAAGGTCGAGCGCGGCGGGACCGTCAACGGCGTCGTGATGTCGGCGAGCGGTGCGTCGCTGGTCGTCACGGTCAAGGTCGACGCGGAGACGGCGCAACGGTTGAAGGCCGGGATGGCGGCCTCGCTCGACGTCGACGGTACGCCGGTGGCCGCGAAGGTACGACGGGTCTCCAAGAACGGTACGCAGTACGACGTCGTGGTCGCACCGAACGCGTTGACCGCGAGCCAGCTGGCCGTACTGCGGGACGCGAACGTCCGCGTGACGATCCCGGTGAAGAGTACGAGCGGCAAGGTTCTCGCCGTACCGCTGGCCGCTTTGTCGTCCGGGTCGGACGGCGCGTCGCGGGTCGAGGTACTGCGGAACGGGCAGGTGGAGCTGGTACCAGTGACGGTCGGGCTGTCGGCGGACGGCTTCGCGCAGGTGACGCCGAAGGGCGACGCGAAACTGTCCGAGGGCGATCAGGTGGTGGTCGGCAAATGA